CCAAacccaaaatataaaaaaaaaaagaaaagataaactcatggcacaaaatCATCAATATTCAAGTCCTTTAAGTATGCCTCTTCTTCATGCGGCTCTTCCTGCGCTCTTTAGGTTTTCAAGAAGATCCATGTTTGGCTTTTATGTGTGCAACCtctaaagagaaaagaaacattttcctcctttttttttgtgtgtgtataAAGTCGTATTTGCCCCCAAAagttaaataataaaagaaagtgtgCCCAACTGCCTATCTTTTGTCATTTAGTGCAAAACTTTGCAAGTCAATCTTGGAGTCCAATACGCCACTACACTCTTGGACTATTTCGAAGAGCTAACGCCTAAAAATAACAAATCCGAACAAATCTCATTCGGATGAGActaacagattttgaacaaatcaaaatctttgAATGAATCTAATCGTTATGGGTTCAAGttcaagatattaatttaacaaagTAGATGTGGATGCAAATGTGGAGGATGCAGTGACAGCGTGATTCGCCGGATGGCGGGCTCCATCGTACGTCAGAGAAAGAGCAGCGTGAAGCTCCGGAGGGGAGAGCGAACGAGAGAGACAAAGTAGCCCCAATTTCTAGTTTTGGAAAGAGCGATCCTCCTGGAACTCCTCAAAATCTTTTGAGAGGAACAAAGTACACTTCGGATGTAAGTAAAGGACTTTCTCATGGGGACATTCGGATGCATATAGTTAATGGACTGTTGTTCAGAACTTCAGATGTGTAGAGCAGAAGCAAGTATCATCACATGCTGGCTAATGGCTAGTATTATCACACGCTGCCGTTGGACTCCTTCCGGATAGGAACAAAGTAGCCCCAATTTCTATGTCTAGAAAGTGTGATCCTCCTGGACCTCCTCAAAATCTTTTGACAGGAACAAAGTACACCTCGGATGTGGCTGAAGGACTTTCTCATAGGGACATTCGGATGCATAAGCTAATGGACTGTTGCTCAGAACTTCAGACGTGTAGAACAAGAGCAAGCCCAGTGGTTTTGAATTGATAATGCAACATGACTCGTTTCTCCCGCGAAACTTCGTTTTAAGAAGTACCATGACCCGACATCTCGAGGTTAGATTAGGAGGGAGCAACTCCTCTCGAGGTTTTCTAATCTTGACGTCGATGGCTGGTCTACTGATCGGAGACTTCAGCTACGTTTCCCTCATACATAAATTTAGCGTCGCCCATGAAATGATTCGTTTTCATCCCACTGGAACCAACCATATAATTTTTATGAACAATATGAAATGGGTTCAGCAAGTCACTGTTTTCTAGAGAACTGTCGAACATGGACAACGAAACGCTTGTTCGACCCGGAAGAACTGTAGCATGCAGATGTGAAAGGGTCAGGAGTCAATGGAGTCGGTGAAGAACTTGTAGAATTGGGTAGCTCCGAGATAAGATTTTTCccattctcttttgattatttctGCGACGTAGATTCAATAATGCACCGGCAGGAAGCTAATTGCAAGTCATTATCTAATGTAGGCAATAAAAAATGCAGAAGTCCGTCCAGGTCAATAGCGTCGTGAAACGCATGCAATGGGGTAAATATAAATTGGCGGGACATTTGGATTCAATAATGGATCGACAGGTAGCTAATTACAAGTCATTATCTACAGTAGGAGTGATCATGAAGGCAATAAAAATGCAGAAGTCCTAGGACAATAGCGTCGTGACACACATGCAATGTGGTAAATATAAAATGGCGGGAGATTTGGAGCAATCGTATTATTTTACCGTAGAAATAAACACGTCAAGGCACCGTCCAGCTCTTCTTTTATACTGACTGGAGCTTCATTCGATCAGGAAAGTTTCACAGCTGCTGCTTCTTAGTtctccacagagagagagagagatggcgaagAACAACGCTGCATCTGCCGTGGTGCTATGCCTGATCCTCGTATCGACTTCGATGCCCACCTCGGAGTGCTCCAGCATACCGGCTCCGGTTGCCCGGGAGGAAGACGTCCAGTACATAAAGTGCCAAGTCTGCGAGAAGCTTGCGTCCAAGCTGTATCGCCAGGTTCAGAACAAGCGAGATCAGATTTCATTCCAAAGGTTCGGACTTAGTTTCTTCTGGTGCTGGGTTGCTGCTTCGCGGAAAGCGGAGGAGGACTTGATTTTTGTTCGGATTggcttttgattgattttttgacCCCCCCTTTTTATTTTGGTGATTGGTAGATCCCGGAAGAGCAGATAAATGAGATTGCCCGGAACCTTTGTaatttggaggaggaggaagctgTCTGGATTCGCAAGATTGATCTTGTTGAGAAAGGGGATAAGTTAATGGTATAGCCGTTAATGCAAATGCTTGGTGTTCATCACTCTGCTATATATATGCACGTTTCAGTTTTCAGATATCATCATATACATTAGGATTAGCACTAGAGCTAACCTGAGGAGATTGACAAGATTATTCATCATCGTCATTGCTAAGAAATCACCTTGAAGTGAGAACCAAGGCTGCTGCGAAATAGGCTCGATTGTTTCGTGGGACTTGTCGGCACCTTGAACACAAAAGCGCGTGCACAATTGCCCGAGCTATGTGCTGGTCGTCGGCACATGCATGCCGAACATGGTATTAGGTGGTGCATGTTGCATGTTAGAACTTGAAGTCATCCCTCATTTGCATAGGGAGAGAGTGATATACCAGCCCacacatttcattttctttatgctTTTGCATGTTCTTGTCGGTTCGTTTTAGTCGTGAGCTTCATTACAAGCATTCGACAGACAAATAAAGCGCGACAATGTCGATGCGCTACTCTTTTTGCATGCCAATACATATAGATGGAGAGGTTTGTACATAACCACACCATTTTCAAGTCTGTTACTTCTATTTCAGCTTGAAGAAAAGAATGCTGAAGGATATTGCAATTCTGAGTGCAAGACTCTGCAAAAAGCTTGTGAAGAGGTGAGACTTTGGTGCTCTTACCTACTCATTACTCAAGTCATTGTTTTATGTGGATTCTAAACTTCGGTGGCATCTTGTCAATTGAACTCGATCAACCTATTTGTCCCCTGCGAGCTTGAACATAAGTTTTTCTCTGCCCTCGCCTTAATGTCAATGGAAGAATGGCCGGATGAACTTTCTCTGTTCTTTTCAGTAATTGGATTACTCTAAGGGAACCTCATGCCATTGAAGCATTCTTTGTGCTTTCACTTCTGATTTGCAATAGACGCCACGTCCACATTAAAACTGTTCCTTCAACTGGAAAGTGCAGGTCGCGAAGGACGCTGAGGGTATTTGTGCCGAGTATTTAAACTCAAAAAGCCCCCATAGTGATGGAATGGTCGATTTTCTCTGCAAAAACGCCACCGACGCATGCGATTCCGAACCCCCTCCGCTTCCTAAGGTACATTTCCATCGTGCTGGTGGAACTCAGTTTCATGGTATTAGCGATATTCAAATAACTTTCCCTGAAAATGCAGAAACTTTCGGTAATTAGGCTTATGAAGATAGATGCAACCCAAACAATATGAAGGGATCGGTTCTTGTTGGCTGATGCATACTATGCCCCTATTTCTCATCTTTACTGTCTTGCTCTTTGCACGAACCAT
This genomic stretch from Eucalyptus grandis isolate ANBG69807.140 chromosome 3, ASM1654582v1, whole genome shotgun sequence harbors:
- the LOC120291635 gene encoding uncharacterized protein LOC120291635, which gives rise to MAKNNAASAVVLCLILVSTSMPTSECSSIPAPVAREEDVQYIKCQVCEKLASKLYRQIPEEQINEIARNLCNLEEEEAVWIRKIDLVEKGDKLMLEEKNAEGYCNSECKTLQKACEEVAKDAEGICAEYLNSKSPHSDGMVDFLCKNATDACDSEPPPLPKDRTPGEAFMPKPSEEADVERKAKSSTESTPGAPRTNTYLMDESTNAKNSGEEDKDKGTHSHSKLVRGSSKEAPLPSETRKTEL